The proteins below are encoded in one region of Coffea arabica cultivar ET-39 chromosome 4c, Coffea Arabica ET-39 HiFi, whole genome shotgun sequence:
- the LOC113739664 gene encoding O-fucosyltransferase 13-like isoform X2 codes for METLQMVASTTSFSNGYIRVDCYGGLNQMRRDFCDGVGIARLLNATLVLPKFEVAAYWNESSGFADVFDVDYFIQEMNGYVKVVKDLPADIASKEPFRVDCSKRKGRFDYVESVLPALLEHRYISMTPAMSQRRDRYPLHGKAALCQACYTALRLTNSLEKKGLELLQAIPKPFLSLHLRFEPDMVAYSQCEYFGLSSTSLKAIEAARADRKPWAGEASRIWRNRGKCPLTPNETALILQALSVPTNTNIYLAAGDGLMELEGLTSVYTNAVRKSTLLSDEDFTSMHGNTKAALDYYVSINSDYYIATYFGNMDKMVAAIRAMKGLYKTLFLSRRAFAVFTSQGLRGERLMEALWKAHRDDFVMSRGSALSDCFCEFQL; via the exons GAGACCCTGCAAATGGTGGCTTCAACAACCTCCTTCTC TAATGGTTACATTCGTGTGGATTGCTATGGTGGGCTCAATCAGATGAGAAGGGAT TTTTGCGATGGCGTTGGGATAGCTCGACTGCTTAATGCAACTCTTGTTTTGCCCAAATTTGAAGTGGCCGCATATTGGAATGAATCAAG TGGGTTTGCAGATGTGTTTGATGTGGATTACTTCATCCAAGAAATGAATGGCTATGTTAAAGTAGTTAAAGATTTGCCTGCAGATATTGCATCAAAAGAACCTTTTCGAGTGGATTGTAGCAAGAGAAAAGGCCGGTTTGATTATGTTGAAAGTGTACTTCCTGCTTTATTGGAGCATCGTTATATATCTATGACACCTGCAATGAGTCAGAGAAGGGATAG GTATCCTTTACATGGAAAGGCTGCTCTTTGTCAAGCTTGTTATACTGCTCTGCGACTTACTAACTCTTTGGAGAAAAAGGGCCTTGAGCTTCTGCAGGCTATACCTAAGCCCTTCCTCTCGCTGCACCTGAGGTTTGAACCTGACATGGTTGCATACAGCCAATGTGAGTACTTTGGTCTTTCTTCTACCTCCTTAAAAGCTATAGAGGCAGCACGTGCGGACCGCAAACCCTGGGCTGGAGAAGCATCCCGTATTTGGAGAAACCGCGGCAAGTGTCCCCTCACTCCAAATGAGACTGCTCTCATTCTTCAGGCTCTTTCCGTCCCTACAAACACAAATATATATTTGGCCGCTGGAGATGGGCTTATGGAACTTGAAGGGCTTACCTCTGTATACACTAATGCTGTTAGAAAATCCACCCTTCTTAGTGATGAGGACTTCACAAGCATGCATGGAAACACAAAAGCTGCCCTTGATTATTATGTATCCATTAACAGCGACTATTACATTGCTACGTACTTTGGGAATATGGATAAGATGGTAGCAGCAATACGGGCTATGAAGGGGTTGTACAAAACGCTTTTCTTAAGTAGGAGGGCTTTTGCAGTATTCACATCTCAAGGGCTCAGAGGGGAAAGATTAATGGAAGCACTGTGGAAGGCTCATAGAGATGATTTTGTAATGAGTAGGGGTTCTGCTTTATCTGACTGCTTTTGTGAGTTCCAGTTATAG
- the LOC113739664 gene encoding O-fucosyltransferase 13-like isoform X3 yields the protein MRRDFCDGVGIARLLNATLVLPKFEVAAYWNESSGFADVFDVDYFIQEMNGYVKVVKDLPADIASKEPFRVDCSKRKGRFDYVESVLPALLEHRYISMTPAMSQRRDRYPLHGKAALCQACYTALRLTNSLEKKGLELLQAIPKPFLSLHLRFEPDMVAYSQCEYFGLSSTSLKAIEAARADRKPWAGEASRIWRNRGKCPLTPNETALILQALSVPTNTNIYLAAGDGLMELEGLTSVYTNAVRKSTLLSDEDFTSMHGNTKAALDYYVSINSDYYIATYFGNMDKMVAAIRAMKGLYKTLFLSRRAFAVFTSQGLRGERLMEALWKAHRDDFVMSRGSALSDCFCEFQL from the exons ATGAGAAGGGAT TTTTGCGATGGCGTTGGGATAGCTCGACTGCTTAATGCAACTCTTGTTTTGCCCAAATTTGAAGTGGCCGCATATTGGAATGAATCAAG TGGGTTTGCAGATGTGTTTGATGTGGATTACTTCATCCAAGAAATGAATGGCTATGTTAAAGTAGTTAAAGATTTGCCTGCAGATATTGCATCAAAAGAACCTTTTCGAGTGGATTGTAGCAAGAGAAAAGGCCGGTTTGATTATGTTGAAAGTGTACTTCCTGCTTTATTGGAGCATCGTTATATATCTATGACACCTGCAATGAGTCAGAGAAGGGATAG GTATCCTTTACATGGAAAGGCTGCTCTTTGTCAAGCTTGTTATACTGCTCTGCGACTTACTAACTCTTTGGAGAAAAAGGGCCTTGAGCTTCTGCAGGCTATACCTAAGCCCTTCCTCTCGCTGCACCTGAGGTTTGAACCTGACATGGTTGCATACAGCCAATGTGAGTACTTTGGTCTTTCTTCTACCTCCTTAAAAGCTATAGAGGCAGCACGTGCGGACCGCAAACCCTGGGCTGGAGAAGCATCCCGTATTTGGAGAAACCGCGGCAAGTGTCCCCTCACTCCAAATGAGACTGCTCTCATTCTTCAGGCTCTTTCCGTCCCTACAAACACAAATATATATTTGGCCGCTGGAGATGGGCTTATGGAACTTGAAGGGCTTACCTCTGTATACACTAATGCTGTTAGAAAATCCACCCTTCTTAGTGATGAGGACTTCACAAGCATGCATGGAAACACAAAAGCTGCCCTTGATTATTATGTATCCATTAACAGCGACTATTACATTGCTACGTACTTTGGGAATATGGATAAGATGGTAGCAGCAATACGGGCTATGAAGGGGTTGTACAAAACGCTTTTCTTAAGTAGGAGGGCTTTTGCAGTATTCACATCTCAAGGGCTCAGAGGGGAAAGATTAATGGAAGCACTGTGGAAGGCTCATAGAGATGATTTTGTAATGAGTAGGGGTTCTGCTTTATCTGACTGCTTTTGTGAGTTCCAGTTATAG
- the LOC113739665 gene encoding uncharacterized protein yields MSKNLLSGIKRLKPNPKSTHEIPVPTQIKRLVVEVCEILRTQTQWEEMLETRLSVEEIVPSEIAHLVFDKIHNADLGLKFFGWVSDRPYGCSLDGFAYSSLLKLLAKFKVFSEVEAVLKSMKCQGKVPSREAFDVIIRAYSDCGLVDKAVELYSFEVNTCGLVANVLACNSLLNGLVKKGNINDAMRIYCDIVERADGEENCSADNYTTGIMVRGLCKEGEVDKGMQLIFARWGKGCIPNIVLYNILIDGHCKKGNVERAYMLFKELKLKGFLPTVETYGAMINGFCKEGDFKNVDKLLQEMNERGLAINVTVYNSIIDAKYRHGCAMDPMETERKMIEGGCNPDIVTYNTLISGTCRDEKAQEAEKLLEHARNRELLLNKFSYTPLIHLYCKQGNFDRASNLLVEMTEHGHKPDLVTYGALLHGFVVSGEIDVALSIRDKMIQRGVLPDAGIYNVLMNGLCKKGRFADTKQLLAEMLGHKLLPDAYNYATLVDGFIRDGDLDGAKKLFKKIIKTGVNPGLVGYNALIKGFCKFGLMKDAVSWMNIMMERNIFPDEFTYSTIIDGYIKQHYLVGALVMLGNMIKRNCTPNVVTYTSLINGFCRNGDLAGAEKILRDMQLSGLMPNVVTYTTIIGGFCMVGNLAKGAFFFDQMLIRKCTPNDITFHFLVKGFSNSVLDISKQEKMSNYSKSVFLDVYQRMISDGWDCQTAVYSSIIVCLCLRGMFRTALQLRNKIASKGCISNPISFAAFLHGICSEGISEQWRSIVSCNLNEQELHVAEKYSLVFDQYSTNGMTSEASHILHALIKEEHYQELRKYQSFS; encoded by the coding sequence ATGTCTAAAAACCTTCTTTCTGGGATTAAACGTCTCAAGCCCAATCCCAAGTCAACCCATGAAATTCCGGTTCCAACTCAGATCAAGAGACTCGTAGTTGAGGTGTGTGAGATCCTTAGGACACAAACTCAATGGGAAGAAATGCTTGAAACCCGACTGTCGGTGGAGGAAATAGTCCCATCTGAAATTGCCCACTTGGTGTTTGATAAAATTCACAATGCCGATTTAGGGCTTAAGTTCTTTGGTTGGGTCTCTGATAGACCTTATGGCTGTTCTCTGGATGGGTTTGCTTATTCTTCTCTTTTAAAGCTCTTGGCTAAGTTTAAAGTTTTTTCTGAGGTCGAAGCTGTGCTCAAGAGCATGAAATGCCAAGGGAAGGTGCCCAGCCGAGAAGCTTTTGATGTAATAATAAGAGCCTACTCTGATTGTGGCTTAGTTGATAAAGCCGTTGAGTTATATTCTTTTGAAGTAAATACCTGTGGTTTGGTGGCAAATGTGTTGGCTTGTAATTCTTTGCTTAATGGACTTGTGAAGAAAGGTAACATTAATGATGCAATGCGGATATATTGCGACATAGTTGAGAGAGCTGATGGGGAAGAGAATTGTTCTGCGGATAATTATACTACAGGTATAATGGTGAGAGGATTGTGCAAGGAAGGTGAGGTTGATAAAGGTATGCAATTAATTTTTGCTAGGTGGGGAAAGGGGTGTATCCCAAATATAGTGTTGTACAATATACTGATTGATGGACATTGCAAGAAAGGCAATGTTGAAAGAGCTTATATGCTTTTTAAGGAGTTGAAACTAAAGGGATTTTTGCCCACAGTTGAGACTTATGGAGCAATGATCAATGGGTTCTGCAAGGAAGGGGATTTTAAGAATGTTGATAAGCTTTTGCAAGAAATGAATGAAAGGGGATTGGCAATTAATGTAACTGTTTATAATAGCATTATAGATGCAAAGTACAGGCATGGTTGTGCAATGGATCCCATGGAGACTGAAAGAAAGATGATTGAGGGTGGCTGCAATCCTGATATTGTGACATATAATACATTGATTTCAGGCACATGTAGAGATGAGAAGGCTCAGGAAGCTGAAAAACTTCTAGAACATGCGAGGAACAGGGAATTACTGCTTAACAAGTTCAGTTATACTCCTCTTATTCACCTCTACTGCAAACAGGGCAATTTTGACCGAGCCTCTAATTTGCTAGTTGAGATGACAGAGCATGGACATAAACCTGATCTGGTAACTTATGGAGCTCTTTTGCATGGGTTTGTGGTTTCTGGTGAGATTGATGTTGCTTTATCAATTCGAGACAAGATGATTCAAAGGGGAGTGCTTCCGGATGCAGGTATCTATAATGTTTTGATGAATGGACTTTGCAAAAAAGGGAGGTTTGCTGACACTAAGCAACTTCTTGCTGAGATGCTTGGCCACAAGTTGTTACCTGATGCATATAACTATGCAACATTAGTGGATGGATTTATCAGAGATGGTGACCTGGATGGGGCAAAGAAACTgtttaagaaaataattaagACTGGAGTAAATCCTGGACTTGTGGGATATAATGCCTTGATTAAGGGATTCTGTAAATTTGGGTTGATGAAAGATGCAGTATCGTGGATGAATATAATGATGGAGAGAAACATTTTTCCAGATGAATTTACTTATTCCACCATTATTGATGGATACATAAAGCAGCATTATCTGGTTGGTGCATTGGTGATGCTTGGAAACATGATCAAACGAAATTGTACTCCTAATGTGGTAACATATACCAGTCTAATCAATGGGTTTTGTCGCAATGGAGATCTTGCAGGAGCTGAAAAGATTCTTAGGGATATGCAGTTGAGTGGTTTGATGCCTAATGTTGTGACTTATACCACAATAATAGGTGGCTTTTGTATGGTAGGAAACCTTGCAAAAGGAGCCTTCTTTTTTGACCAAATGCTGATTAGAAAGTGCACTCCCAATGACATTACATTTCACTTTCTGGTTAAGGGATTTTCAAACAGTGTACTTGATATATCCAAGCAAGAAAAGATGTCTAACTATAGTAAGTCTGTGTTTCTGGATGTCTATCAAAGAATGATATCCGATGGTTGGGATTGTCAGACAGCAGTTTACAGTTCCATAATTGTTTGTCTTTGTTTGCGTGGTATGTTCAGAACAGCACTGCAGTTAAGAAATAAAATAGCTAGCAAGGGATGTATTTCAAATCCCATCAGTTTTGCTGCCTTCTTGCATGGTATTTGCTCCGAAGGAATATCAGAGCAATGGAGAAGCATTGTCTCATGCAACTTAAATGAGCAAGAGCTCCATGTTGCTGAAAAATACTCTTTGGTGTTTGACCAATATTCAACTAATGGAATGACTTCTGAGGCCTCACATATCTTGCATGCATTGATTAAAGAAGAACATTATCAGGAACTGAGGAAATATCAAAGTTTCAGTTAG
- the LOC113739435 gene encoding uncharacterized protein, with translation MEWVAETVESIKSFQIRKALNDAVSFGMIISSALIIWKALMCITGSESPVVVVLTGSMEPGFKRGDILFLHMNNDPIRAGEIIVYNVDGRSIPIVHRVIKVHERKDTGEVNILTKGDANPGDDIGLYAPGQRWLEQRHIMGRAVGFLPYVGWVTIIMTEKPIVKCVLIGALGLLVITSKD, from the exons ATGGAGTGGGTTGCCGAAACTGTGGAATCAATAAAAAGTTTTCAAATTAGGAAGGCCCTCAACGACGCCGTCAGCTTTG GTATGATTATTAGTAGTGCGCTCATAATATGGAAGGCGTTAATGTGCATTACCGGGAGTGAATCTCCTGTAGTTGTTGTTCTTACTGGAAGCATGGAACCTGGTTTCAAGAGG GGAGACATTTTATTCTTGCACATGAACAATGATCCTATAAGAGCAGGAGAAATCATTGTTTACAATGTTGAT GGGCGTTCAATTCCAATTGTCCATCGCGTAATCAAG GTTCATGAACGAAAAGATACAGGAGAAGTTAACATTCTGACAAAAG GGGATGCCAATCCTGGTGATGACATAGGTTTATATGCTCCTGGACAGCGCTGGCTTGAGCAGCGCCATATAATGGGTAGAGCTGTGGG GTTCTTACCATATGTCGGCTGGGTGACCATCATTATGACTGAGAAACCCATTGTCAAG TGTGTTCTCATTGGTGCATTGGGGTTACTTGTCATTACATCGAAAGACTGA
- the LOC113740099 gene encoding DCC family protein At1g52590, chloroplastic, with translation MLTSQLMALIPPAGCARLTVSPPALLRVRRPSVPNTYAAISSPTRTAGDDAVDWVEATSSFFQKDSRPIMLFDGVCNLCNGGVKFVRDNDPQRRIRFEALQSEAGKKLLRRSGRAADDISSVVVVEKDRSYIKSEAVLKIMEYIDLPFPQLAFFLQFVPLFIRDFFYDNVANNRYTFFGRSDTCEL, from the exons ATGCTAACTTCTCAACTCATGGCGCTCATCCCACCAGCTGGGTGTGCACGATTAACAGTGTCTCCGCCGGCGCTTCTTAGAGTCCGACGCCCCAGTGTTCCTAACACTTACGCGGCCATCTCCAGCCCAACTCGGACAGCCGGAGACGATGCGGTGGACTGGGTTGAGGCAACGTCTAGTTTCTTCCAAAAAGATTCTCGGCCCATCATGTTATTCGACG GCGTATGCAACTTATGTAACGGAGGTGTGAAATTTGTCCGTGATAATGATCCACAAAG GAGAATCAGATTTGAAGCGCTACAGAGTGAAGCAGGCAAGAAACTGTTAAGAAGATCTGGACGAGCTGCCGATGATATTTCAAGCGTTGTAGTGGTTGAAAAGGACAG GTCTTATATCAAGTCAGAAGCTGTATTAAAGATCATGGAGTACATAGACTTGCCCTTCCCGCAGCTTGCATTTTTCCTTCAGTTTGTTCCTCT TTTCATCCGAGATTTCTTCTATGACAACGTTGCAAATAATCGTTACACATTTTTCGGTCGCTCTGATACATGTGAACTGTAA
- the LOC113740100 gene encoding embryo-specific protein ATS3A-like: MLRAVNFLIFFALVATCSDGSRSRIIPRPAQPLPSFKINATQPPNQRSTCSFTVSIRTSCSSVRYTRDRISLSFGDAYGNQVYAPRLDDPRSRTFERCSTDTFEIYGPCTYQICYLYLYRGGRDGWRPYDVTVYGYNTRPVTFYYDVFIPRDVWYGFNNCYYYGAAADKSAM, from the exons ATGTTGAGAGCAGTAAATTTTCTCATCTTCTTTGCTCTCGTCGCCACCTGCTCAGATGGAAGCagatcaagaatcatcccacgGCCTGCTCAGCCTCTTCCATCCTTCAAAATCAACGCAACCCAGCCGCCG AATCAGAGGAGCACCTGTTCGTTTACGGTGAGCATTAGGACGAGCTGTTCATCTGTCCGGTACACCCGAGATCGTATCAGCCTCTCCTTTGGCGATGCTTATGGCAATCAG GTTTATGCACCAAGGCTAGATGATCCACGGTCGAGGACGTTCGAGCGGTGTTCAACGGATACGTTTGAGATATATGGACCCTGTACCTACCAGATTTGTTATTTATATCTCTACAGGGGGGGACGAGATGGCTGGAGACCTTATGATGTGACTGTTTATGGCTACAACACCCGCCCTGTTACCTTCTACTACGACGTTTTTATACCCAGGGACGTTTGGTATGGGTTCAACAACTGTTACTACTACGGTGCTGCTGCAGATAAGTCCGCTATGTAG
- the LOC113738711 gene encoding uncharacterized protein yields the protein MLLAVLIANSEGNILVERFNGVPAEERLHWRSFLVKLGADNLKGVKNEELLVASHKSVYIVYTVLGDVSIFVVGKDEYDELALSEAIFVITSAIKDVCGKAPTERLFLDKYGKICLCLDEIVWKGLLENTDRDRIKRLIRLKPPTDF from the exons ATGTTGCTCGCCGTCTTGATCGCCAACTCCGAGGGAAATATCCTCGTCGAACG TTTCAATGGAGTCCCCGCAGAGGAACGTCTGCATTGGCGATCTTTCTTAGTTAAGCTCGGAGCAGATAATCTTAAAGGTGTAAAAAATGAAGAGCTCCTTGTTGCTTCCCACAA atCAGTGTATATTGTCTATACAGTTCTTGGTGATGTCAGCATTTTTGTTGTTGGCAAGGATGAATATGATGAACTTGCCT TGTCAGAAGCAATCTTTGTGATAACATCTGCTATCAAGGACGTATGCGGAAAAGCACCAACTGAGCGCCTTTTCCTGGACAAGTATGGAAAGATTTGCTTGTGCCTTGATGAGATTGTGTGGAAG GGATTGCTGGAGAACACAGACAGAGACAGAATCAAGAGACTAATAAGATTGAAACCTCCAACTGACTTCTAA
- the LOC113739398 gene encoding ethylene-responsive transcription factor WIN1-like produces the protein MVQTKKFRGVRQRHWGSWVSEIRHPLLKRRVWLGTFETAEEAARAYDEAAVLMSGRNAKTNFPVQMNQTANTDHGSSSNLSSSSSSAALSAVLGAKLRKCCKSPSPSLTCLRLDTENSHIGVWQKRAGARPDSNWVMTVDLRRKASDRSDTSTNNVNDHQQCPSFKRAIPPETTTTTNTTTTTSSSSQGDSLDEEQRIALQMIEELLNRN, from the exons ATGGTACAAACTAAGAAGTTCAGAGGAGTCAGGCAACGCCATTGGGGTTCTTGGGTATCTGAGATTCGCCATCCTCTGCT GAAGAGGAGGGTTTGGCTGGGGACGTTTGAGACTGCAGAAGAGGCAGCCAGGGCATATGATGAAGCAGCAGTTTTAATGAGCGGACGAAATGCAAAAACCAACTTCCCAGTCCAAATGAACCAGACTGCCAATACTGATCATGGCTCCTCTTCCAATCTATCATCGTCATCATCATCTGCTGCTCTCTCGGCGGTCCTAGGTGCAAAGCTTCGCAAGTGTTGCAAATCACCATCTCCTTCGCTCACTTGCCTAAGGCTTGACACCGAGAATTCCCATATTGGGGTTTGGCAAAAGCGAGCCGGGGCGCGTCCAGATTCCAATTGGGTGATGACTGTTGATCTTCGCAGGAAGGCTAGTGATCGTAGTGATACTAGTACTAATAACGTTAATGATCATCAGCAATGTCCAAGCTTCAAGCGGGCAATACCCCCGGagaccaccaccaccaccaacaccaccaccaccacttcATCATCATCACAGGGAGACTCCTTGGATGAAGAGCAAAGGATTGCACTGCAGATGATTGAGGAACTCCTGAACAGAAACTAA